Proteins from a single region of Holosporales bacterium:
- a CDS encoding insulinase family protein encodes MRERMIRGFFCFLLAIYQICGCWCNAQKPAADKTKNAQNFQLDFSDLDPKKAKKTKLANGIELLVFENHFAPMVYFSVCVMSGSMDDPAGKSGVAHYLEHLMFKGTTKYPKEKLLGDLLKNSATINAYTALDRTVFWEYGPKEHLELFADIESNRFKESAVPPAEALSERSVVLEEVRMYERQVKELLSNYLSNALCLGTPLQRPIAGWLPEVSELTLDDATLFKQRHYCTENTKIIVIGDVSFDQVVRLVEKYFGDIPRSAAPSKAYDEENAKHYSSKTFLRLEKYNNQFGHPVVSLIWQPDVCYNKDLQRAVALELFLNSIAGDDISWLYQELIEKHKIAAKIGLSAEMNLRHPYRIEIAASPAPNTKMNILEKRLLEAIKQKCQSGLTVEEFDLARNRRVISIMYAMQGYMSSGRYFEAMFENDSYSKILDILKTLTVDFVNQVARECLMRPPVAVVVMWPDSQFSAVSAGGRR; translated from the coding sequence ATGAGGGAGAGAATGATTAGGGGATTTTTCTGCTTTCTTCTGGCTATATATCAAATCTGCGGTTGTTGGTGCAATGCGCAGAAGCCTGCGGCCGATAAGACTAAAAACGCTCAAAATTTTCAATTAGACTTTTCTGACCTGGATCCCAAGAAAGCCAAAAAAACTAAGCTAGCAAACGGTATAGAGTTGCTGGTCTTTGAGAATCACTTTGCCCCTATGGTGTACTTCTCCGTATGTGTAATGTCGGGCAGTATGGACGATCCGGCAGGGAAAAGCGGCGTTGCCCACTATCTTGAGCACCTTATGTTCAAAGGAACCACCAAATATCCAAAGGAAAAGTTGTTGGGCGATTTGCTGAAAAACTCTGCAACTATAAATGCTTATACTGCGCTGGATCGCACCGTGTTCTGGGAGTACGGACCTAAGGAGCACTTAGAGCTTTTTGCAGATATCGAATCAAATAGGTTTAAGGAAAGCGCGGTTCCTCCTGCAGAGGCGTTAAGCGAACGTAGTGTCGTACTGGAAGAGGTGCGTATGTACGAACGTCAGGTTAAAGAGCTGTTGTCCAATTATCTGTCGAATGCCTTATGTCTTGGAACTCCGTTACAACGGCCGATAGCTGGATGGTTGCCTGAAGTAAGCGAATTGACCCTTGATGACGCAACGCTGTTTAAACAGAGGCATTACTGTACTGAAAACACCAAAATCATCGTCATTGGGGATGTGTCTTTCGATCAAGTAGTGCGGTTGGTCGAGAAATATTTTGGCGACATTCCAAGGTCGGCGGCACCCAGCAAAGCTTACGATGAAGAAAACGCTAAACATTACTCTAGCAAGACCTTTCTGCGGCTTGAGAAGTACAACAATCAGTTCGGGCATCCCGTTGTATCGCTGATTTGGCAGCCGGATGTTTGCTATAATAAAGATTTACAGCGGGCTGTTGCGCTGGAACTGTTTCTTAACTCAATCGCTGGTGATGATATAAGCTGGCTGTATCAAGAATTGATTGAAAAACACAAGATTGCGGCCAAAATAGGGTTGTCAGCTGAGATGAACTTGAGGCACCCTTACAGAATTGAAATCGCTGCGTCACCTGCACCCAATACCAAGATGAACATCCTTGAAAAACGCCTTTTGGAGGCGATTAAACAAAAATGCCAAAGTGGCTTAACGGTTGAAGAGTTTGATCTTGCCAGAAACAGACGCGTTATATCCATCATGTATGCAATGCAGGGTTATATGTCGTCAGGACGGTATTTCGAGGCTATGTTTGAAAACGATTCTTATTCAAAGATTTTAGATATTCTAAAAACGTTGACCGTGGATTTTGTTAATCAGGTTGCAAGAGAATGTTTGATGCGCCCACCAGTGGCGGTTGTTGTTATGTGGCCAGATTCGCAATTTTCTGCAGTTTCTGCGGGCGGAAGGAGATAG
- a CDS encoding NTP transferase domain-containing protein, producing MEIDKFIIHKSETILAALSKINQISDTQILTIFVIDDNGTLIGSLTDGDIRRSLISGIALTDSVAQVMCTNFHYISNINDYEKIRFLKSMKLKIAPVLSDDGTIKDLLDLKSMRAILPMDAVLMAGGQGLRLKPHTNNIPKPLLDLAGKPIIAHNIDRLIKYGVRDFHVSVNCMKSQIKEYLNKAYKHINIHYIEEKIPLGTIGSVGLVKKFVHNDVLVMNADILTNIDFDSFFYQHKETDSDMLVATSNVRVDVPYAVLNVSSDKVDSLTEKPTYTYHSNAGIYLIKNECINLIPGGQSFDATDFVALLIDHKKNVRHFPIMGYWLDIGTPQSYAKAKADVNYVRF from the coding sequence ATGGAAATAGACAAATTCATAATTCACAAGAGCGAAACTATTCTTGCCGCATTAAGTAAGATTAATCAGATCTCGGATACGCAGATTCTTACTATTTTTGTAATAGACGATAATGGTACTTTAATCGGCTCGCTGACTGATGGAGATATCCGGCGATCCTTAATATCTGGTATTGCGCTGACCGACAGCGTCGCACAGGTGATGTGCACAAACTTTCATTACATTTCAAACATAAATGATTACGAGAAAATCAGGTTTTTAAAATCGATGAAGCTGAAGATAGCTCCGGTCCTGTCTGACGATGGAACAATCAAGGATCTGCTAGATCTGAAAAGTATGCGGGCGATTTTGCCGATGGACGCTGTGCTTATGGCCGGAGGTCAAGGACTTCGCCTTAAGCCGCATACCAACAACATTCCAAAACCTTTGCTTGACTTGGCAGGAAAGCCAATAATCGCACATAATATAGACAGGCTGATTAAATATGGAGTACGGGATTTTCATGTATCTGTAAATTGCATGAAAAGCCAGATAAAAGAGTATCTAAACAAAGCCTATAAGCATATCAATATCCATTACATTGAAGAAAAGATTCCGCTGGGAACCATTGGATCTGTTGGTTTAGTGAAGAAATTTGTTCACAATGATGTGCTGGTAATGAACGCCGATATACTTACTAATATAGATTTTGACAGTTTTTTCTATCAGCATAAAGAAACAGATAGCGATATGCTTGTGGCGACGTCAAACGTAAGAGTGGATGTTCCATACGCAGTTCTGAATGTCAGTAGTGATAAGGTTGACTCATTGACTGAAAAACCAACGTATACCTATCATTCAAATGCTGGTATTTATTTGATTAAAAATGAGTGTATAAACCTTATTCCGGGTGGTCAGTCCTTTGACGCTACAGATTTTGTAGCTTTGCTTATAGATCACAAGAAAAACGTCAGACATTTCCCTATAATGGGATACTGGCTTGATATCGGCACACCACAAAGCTACGCTAAGGCAAAAGCCGACGTGAATTATGTGAGGTTTTGA
- a CDS encoding SDR family oxidoreductase, which yields MLHDKVIVVAGGCGLIGRAVVKDIRSKGSSCINFDTAVDGDLDNYSLKCDISDYNSVKQSISEVIARFGRLDGLVNCAYPRTRDFSGRFDEISVESWTKNVDLQLNSVFYTCFEALKVMKKQKAGSVVNFGSIYGVVGNDFNIYENTDMQPHAAYTAIKGGVINFTRYLASYFGKFCIRANCVSPGGVFDNQSPIFVKQYSKKCPLNRMAKPEEVAPAVSFLLSDEAGYITGHNLMVDGGWCAV from the coding sequence ATGCTGCATGACAAAGTGATTGTGGTAGCTGGTGGATGCGGTCTTATCGGCAGAGCTGTTGTCAAAGATATACGAAGTAAAGGCAGCAGCTGTATCAACTTTGATACTGCGGTTGATGGTGATTTGGACAACTATTCGCTTAAATGCGATATCAGCGACTATAATTCAGTGAAGCAAAGTATTAGTGAGGTAATTGCCAGATTTGGAAGGCTTGATGGCCTGGTAAATTGCGCTTATCCAAGAACTAGAGACTTCAGCGGAAGGTTTGATGAGATTTCTGTTGAATCTTGGACGAAGAACGTAGATTTACAACTTAACAGTGTATTCTACACTTGCTTTGAGGCTCTTAAGGTAATGAAAAAGCAAAAGGCTGGATCTGTGGTCAATTTCGGATCTATATACGGCGTTGTTGGAAACGACTTTAATATATATGAAAACACCGACATGCAGCCTCATGCGGCCTATACAGCCATTAAGGGTGGAGTTATAAACTTCACCAGATATCTGGCATCTTACTTTGGTAAATTTTGCATAAGGGCCAATTGCGTGTCTCCAGGTGGGGTTTTTGACAACCAAAGTCCAATTTTTGTGAAACAATACTCTAAAAAATGTCCCTTAAACAGAATGGCAAAGCCAGAAGAAGTAGCTCCGGCTGTTAGCTTTCTGTTATCTGACGAAGCGGGCTACATCACCGGTCATAACTTAATGGTGGACGGGGGATGGTGTGCGGTATAG
- the neuC gene encoding UDP-N-acetylglucosamine 2-epimerase, translating to MSIKKICVVTSTRAEYGIMSNLIDKISRDADLDLQLVVTGTHLSERFGYTCSEITTAITKKIDICIEKKPAYAMSVAVEKFYEAFGELKPDVLIVLGDRYEIMAVVIAAMLSKLPIAHIGGGESTFGIIDEEIRHCITKMSHLHFTICEEYRNRVIQLGENPEYVFNVGSLGVENIKNTKLLSKDELEEQLHFKFSLKNLLITFHPMTLAHGYSQAEQFQTLLDALSELKNTKIIFTKPNSDDGNEEIFDLTDEYVSLHENAIAFESLGQLRYFSTLQFVDAVVGNSSSGITEAPSFKIGTINIGDRQQGRIQSKSIINCENTKEAILCAMQKLYSTEFQQALKTVRNFYEGNDAANSIINKLKKIDASKLLKKAFFDLRAK from the coding sequence ATGAGCATCAAGAAAATCTGCGTTGTAACCTCCACAAGGGCTGAATATGGAATCATGTCGAACTTAATCGACAAGATTTCACGCGATGCTGATTTGGACCTGCAGCTGGTCGTAACTGGAACTCATTTATCCGAACGGTTTGGTTATACTTGTTCGGAAATTACAACTGCGATTACCAAAAAAATAGACATTTGCATCGAGAAAAAGCCCGCATACGCTATGTCGGTTGCTGTTGAAAAGTTCTATGAAGCCTTTGGCGAGCTTAAGCCTGACGTGCTTATTGTACTGGGGGACAGGTATGAGATAATGGCCGTGGTCATTGCCGCTATGCTAAGCAAGCTGCCAATAGCGCACATTGGCGGAGGCGAATCTACATTTGGAATAATAGATGAAGAAATTCGCCACTGCATCACTAAGATGAGCCACTTACATTTCACGATTTGTGAAGAGTATAGAAATCGCGTAATTCAGTTAGGCGAAAATCCAGAGTATGTTTTTAATGTTGGCTCTCTTGGCGTTGAAAATATCAAAAACACAAAACTACTCTCCAAAGATGAACTGGAAGAACAGCTGCATTTTAAATTCAGCCTAAAAAACCTGCTTATTACTTTTCATCCCATGACTTTAGCACATGGTTACAGCCAGGCTGAGCAATTTCAAACATTGCTGGATGCTTTGTCCGAGCTGAAGAACACAAAGATCATTTTCACAAAACCCAACTCTGATGATGGAAATGAAGAAATATTTGATTTAACAGACGAGTATGTATCGCTGCATGAAAATGCAATAGCTTTCGAGTCTCTGGGCCAGCTTCGATATTTTTCCACTCTGCAGTTTGTTGACGCCGTTGTCGGCAACTCTTCCAGCGGAATAACAGAAGCGCCAAGCTTTAAAATAGGCACAATTAACATTGGCGACAGACAACAAGGCAGGATACAGTCCAAATCTATTATCAACTGTGAAAACACCAAAGAAGCAATCCTATGCGCTATGCAAAAACTATATTCAACTGAGTTTCAGCAAGCACTTAAAACAGTACGCAATTTTTACGAAGGAAACGACGCGGCGAACAGTATCATAAATAAACTCAAAAAAATCGATGCAAGTAAGCTGTTGAAGAAGGCGTTTTTTGATTTGCGTGCCAAATGA
- a CDS encoding insulinase family protein, protein MVSLKKYVLVVLGVLTSSVICADEGVPPAQEAQNRPVIAVQKLVAKNGIKIWLYEDHRTPMIALKVRFAGLGSAYESDDKKGLMEVLTKTIRDGAGNMSKMDINKALLNLGAELFFSASDDDMFCSVTALKNSLYKAADIIKDVITKPTFDNKLVKIAVNQLCDKYKSLIEDPKYLARKAIRESAFPKHPYGRLPTEETYKRVSGNVLRKFWSSVLNVQNIFVVLVGNIDAKEAVNLVDRLFADVPSGGKRKTLARVTPKCSSDLKIVHNDTKQSIIAFYTEGISTGHPDYVAYRAANVILGGPYQCSRLAKKIRADEGLAYYIMTNVKNYVNADMLVGIGETSNKTAYTVVNMMKDVVYKLKFDASKKDNSKIEEDELALAKGQLLKDFYNAFSNCKTLASYLMSMHVARLPLSYLYDYPAKVSALTLQDIQDVFNKKLIDPDKITCIIVGQPEITTPTPQTKQ, encoded by the coding sequence ATGGTTTCATTGAAAAAATATGTGCTTGTTGTGCTTGGCGTTTTGACCTCCTCGGTGATATGCGCAGATGAAGGCGTGCCGCCGGCTCAAGAGGCTCAGAATCGACCAGTTATAGCCGTCCAAAAGCTTGTGGCAAAAAATGGCATCAAAATTTGGCTTTATGAAGATCATCGAACGCCGATGATTGCTTTGAAAGTTAGATTCGCAGGTTTGGGTAGCGCGTATGAGTCGGATGACAAAAAGGGGCTTATGGAAGTCCTTACCAAAACCATTCGCGATGGTGCCGGTAATATGAGTAAAATGGATATCAATAAAGCTTTGCTTAATTTAGGCGCTGAGCTTTTCTTTTCGGCATCTGATGACGATATGTTCTGTAGCGTTACGGCCCTTAAAAATTCGCTTTACAAAGCTGCCGATATAATAAAAGACGTAATAACCAAACCAACATTTGACAATAAGCTGGTTAAGATTGCTGTTAATCAGCTGTGCGATAAATATAAATCTTTAATAGAAGATCCAAAATATTTGGCAAGAAAGGCAATTAGAGAATCTGCTTTTCCTAAGCATCCTTATGGAAGGTTGCCGACAGAAGAGACTTATAAACGTGTAAGCGGAAACGTACTAAGAAAGTTTTGGTCGTCGGTGTTAAATGTTCAAAATATATTTGTAGTGTTAGTTGGCAATATTGATGCCAAGGAGGCTGTCAACTTGGTTGATCGTCTGTTTGCTGATGTGCCGTCTGGTGGAAAACGCAAAACACTTGCGCGAGTTACTCCAAAGTGCTCTAGCGACTTGAAGATTGTACATAATGACACAAAGCAATCAATTATAGCATTTTATACAGAAGGAATTTCTACTGGTCATCCGGATTACGTGGCTTATCGAGCAGCGAATGTGATACTTGGTGGACCGTATCAATGTTCTCGACTTGCTAAAAAAATCCGCGCAGACGAAGGGCTGGCCTATTATATTATGACTAACGTCAAGAATTATGTTAATGCAGACATGCTTGTGGGGATTGGGGAAACTTCCAACAAAACAGCCTATACAGTTGTCAATATGATGAAAGATGTTGTTTATAAACTGAAGTTTGATGCCAGCAAGAAAGACAACTCAAAAATCGAAGAAGATGAGCTTGCTTTAGCTAAAGGACAGTTGTTAAAGGATTTTTATAACGCATTTTCTAATTGTAAAACGCTTGCGAGTTATCTTATGAGCATGCATGTGGCTCGGCTGCCTTTGTCATACTTATACGATTATCCGGCTAAGGTCAGCGCTTTAACTTTGCAAGATATTCAAGATGTGTTTAACAAAAAACTGATCGATCCAGACAAAATAACCTGCATAATCGTTGGTCAACCAGAAATTACCACGCCTACGCCGCAGACTAAGCAATAG
- a CDS encoding aminotransferase class III-fold pyridoxal phosphate-dependent enzyme has product MSKNQKAYNEAKSIIPGGTQLLSKRPEMFVPDGWVNYYTEAKGCEVIDLEGHKYIDMISMGIGACALGFADDDVDSAVKKAIDRGSMSSLNCYEEVELAKQLLKLHPWAEMVRFARCGGEALAIAVRIARAYSSKDKVLFCGYHGWHDWYISANLASDKSLDGHLLPGLKPKGIPRQLFETSIPFNYNDVEEFLELSYKHGDELGAIVLEAVRNSPPDKDFIAAIRAFTQKKNIAFIVDEVTSGFRLNVGGAHLIYDIEPDIAVFAKALSNGYPMAAVVGKKQIMQSAQESFISSTYWTERIGPTAALATINKMKALNVPSHLMKSGKAVQDCWKEKADKHGLKIDISGIYPLGHFQFLSNNPLLYKTVFTKLMLSHGFLASTLYYASYAHKDGYIRDYANSVDEVFGKMSLMSESDMMAFVDSKVCHSGFKRLN; this is encoded by the coding sequence GTGTCAAAAAACCAAAAAGCATACAACGAAGCTAAAAGTATTATCCCCGGCGGGACTCAGTTGCTGTCAAAGCGGCCGGAAATGTTTGTCCCAGACGGGTGGGTAAATTATTACACAGAGGCTAAGGGCTGTGAGGTAATTGACCTAGAGGGCCACAAGTACATCGATATGATATCCATGGGCATAGGGGCATGTGCTTTGGGTTTTGCGGACGATGATGTTGATTCTGCTGTCAAAAAGGCAATAGATAGAGGCTCGATGTCCTCGTTAAACTGTTACGAGGAAGTTGAACTAGCTAAGCAGCTTCTAAAGCTGCATCCTTGGGCTGAAATGGTGCGGTTTGCTCGCTGTGGTGGTGAGGCCTTGGCCATAGCAGTTAGAATAGCTAGAGCCTATTCATCAAAGGATAAGGTTTTATTTTGTGGATATCATGGATGGCACGATTGGTATATTAGTGCGAATTTAGCTTCTGATAAGTCTCTGGATGGCCACCTACTGCCTGGATTAAAACCAAAAGGAATACCGAGACAACTTTTTGAGACTTCTATCCCGTTTAACTATAATGATGTAGAAGAATTTTTGGAGCTCAGCTATAAGCATGGCGACGAATTAGGCGCAATTGTTTTAGAAGCCGTACGCAATTCTCCCCCAGATAAAGACTTTATCGCCGCCATTAGGGCTTTTACTCAGAAAAAGAATATTGCTTTTATAGTGGATGAAGTCACTTCTGGTTTTAGGTTGAATGTCGGCGGAGCGCATCTGATATATGACATAGAGCCGGATATTGCTGTGTTTGCTAAAGCTTTATCCAATGGCTATCCGATGGCGGCTGTTGTAGGTAAAAAGCAGATCATGCAATCTGCGCAGGAATCGTTTATCTCCAGCACCTATTGGACGGAAAGGATAGGGCCAACAGCAGCTCTAGCCACAATTAATAAAATGAAAGCCTTGAACGTTCCTTCGCACCTTATGAAGTCCGGAAAAGCGGTACAAGATTGTTGGAAAGAAAAAGCAGATAAACATGGGTTGAAAATAGATATATCTGGCATTTATCCACTTGGGCATTTTCAGTTTTTATCGAATAATCCGTTGCTATATAAGACTGTTTTCACCAAGCTCATGCTGTCGCATGGCTTTTTGGCATCCACTTTGTATTATGCCTCATATGCGCATAAGGATGGATATATTCGGGATTATGCAAATTCAGTCGATGAAGTGTTTGGAAAAATGAGCCTTATGTCTGAATCAGATATGATGGCTTTTGTAGATAGTAAAGTTTGTCACAGCGGATTCAAAAGACTAAATTAA